One stretch of Jiangella gansuensis DSM 44835 DNA includes these proteins:
- a CDS encoding sialidase family protein, which translates to MRALAPPVVVGFVIALAACGGGGGDGDGQDDSSDAVTPAVPAALSATVERVLPDVSSPLVPGDGDQRLELAAVAAAGGEIVAAGARHGADGSAQGAVLLRSADGREWADVELPGDLAAGTITAATAVADAVLVVGDTEAGAPVAARYSDGGAEPVELAFPDPGGSGRPAGVRAVAATGERVFVAGVGLEGTDDPGSAVAALSVLFSDDAGASWTALTLPEDLRVVDTGAAVIEQGRPGEIGLVLHDGAPVLSVAVPGADGVTTTLWSAGPDGEDWTALGTAADLFDGQALDLLHSHGDTLLAFTRGGDDATVWRSGDVGAGFSRIETDPWVFGGGGRQSVDAALTLGSGALVVAGVTEGEARNGRRPGQLELWLTPDLATWHRQLDDAALTGSGRQLAVGLVALGEQAVVIGTDQRSPLEEEAEDPQVSLAMHGASWIVSVEAADAVEPPVTVAPLEVSGFTGDVTVNALLAVGDGLLALGAVESGDVSTPAAWTSADGAAWTPVDAPALADLPGEIRAATTTTDGAIVAVGDVSGADPDDDDGDRLGVWTSPDGTAWQRVDLTGSEFAGAIAYGVAPAGDALVAVGTSEPEGRDYRDVGIWRSTDAGATWAAVPTAEAPFRARNVEVLSGIGVREDGAVVAVGHAGDAEDDDGGGFRYSPEPYAVESADGQTWTALPQPFGEVDFGELYAAARLDGGFAALGTSGSTLDLPNVDGPVFGSALARQADDGWEVSDRRFRHRPSVRVAVDSSAATVLVGHWHRLGAGTDPLIAVERDGELVPADRSLLAEGDQSAVAAAALGDQLIVLGADSTDEDATVVLGWSVSAR; encoded by the coding sequence ATGCGTGCCCTCGCCCCGCCCGTCGTCGTCGGATTCGTCATCGCACTGGCCGCCTGTGGGGGCGGTGGTGGTGACGGTGACGGCCAGGACGATTCCTCCGACGCGGTGACGCCCGCGGTCCCGGCCGCGCTGTCCGCGACCGTCGAGCGAGTGTTGCCGGACGTTAGCAGTCCGCTGGTGCCCGGCGACGGTGACCAGCGGCTGGAGCTGGCGGCGGTGGCGGCGGCCGGCGGCGAGATCGTCGCGGCGGGTGCGCGCCACGGCGCCGACGGATCCGCTCAGGGCGCGGTGCTGCTGCGCTCTGCCGATGGGAGGGAATGGGCCGACGTCGAGCTGCCGGGCGACCTGGCCGCCGGGACGATCACGGCCGCGACGGCGGTGGCCGACGCCGTACTGGTGGTCGGTGACACCGAGGCCGGCGCGCCCGTGGCCGCCCGTTACAGCGACGGCGGCGCCGAACCGGTCGAGCTGGCCTTCCCCGACCCGGGCGGCAGCGGCAGGCCGGCGGGCGTGCGGGCGGTGGCCGCCACGGGGGAGCGGGTTTTCGTCGCCGGGGTCGGGTTGGAAGGTACCGACGATCCCGGCTCGGCCGTCGCCGCGCTGTCGGTGCTGTTCTCCGACGACGCCGGCGCCTCGTGGACGGCGCTGACCCTTCCGGAGGACCTGCGCGTCGTGGACACGGGTGCCGCGGTCATCGAGCAGGGCCGGCCCGGTGAGATCGGCCTCGTCCTCCATGACGGTGCGCCGGTGCTGTCCGTGGCGGTGCCCGGCGCGGACGGTGTCACCACCACCCTGTGGTCCGCCGGCCCGGACGGTGAGGACTGGACCGCGCTGGGCACGGCGGCGGACCTCTTCGACGGGCAGGCGCTGGACCTGCTGCACAGCCACGGCGACACCCTGCTCGCGTTCACCCGCGGCGGTGACGACGCCACCGTGTGGCGTAGTGGCGACGTCGGCGCCGGCTTCAGCCGGATCGAGACCGACCCCTGGGTCTTCGGTGGCGGTGGCCGGCAGTCCGTCGACGCCGCGCTCACCCTCGGCTCCGGCGCGCTCGTCGTCGCCGGCGTCACCGAGGGCGAGGCCCGCAACGGGCGGCGGCCCGGTCAGCTGGAGCTGTGGCTGACGCCGGATCTGGCGACCTGGCACCGTCAGCTCGACGACGCCGCCCTGACCGGCTCCGGTCGCCAGCTGGCGGTCGGGCTCGTGGCGCTCGGCGAGCAGGCCGTGGTGATCGGCACCGATCAGCGCTCGCCGTTGGAGGAGGAGGCGGAGGATCCACAGGTGTCGCTGGCCATGCACGGCGCCAGCTGGATCGTCTCCGTGGAGGCTGCCGACGCCGTCGAGCCCCCGGTGACCGTCGCGCCGCTCGAGGTGTCGGGCTTCACCGGCGACGTGACCGTCAACGCTCTGCTGGCCGTCGGGGACGGGCTGCTCGCCCTCGGTGCGGTCGAGTCCGGCGACGTGTCCACACCGGCGGCCTGGACCTCCGCGGACGGGGCAGCCTGGACGCCGGTCGACGCGCCCGCGCTGGCCGACCTGCCCGGCGAGATCCGGGCCGCGACCACGACGACCGACGGTGCCATCGTCGCTGTCGGCGACGTGAGCGGCGCCGACCCCGACGACGATGACGGCGACCGGCTCGGTGTCTGGACCTCTCCGGACGGCACGGCGTGGCAGCGCGTCGATCTCACGGGCTCCGAGTTCGCGGGCGCCATCGCGTACGGGGTCGCGCCGGCGGGTGACGCCCTGGTCGCCGTCGGCACCAGCGAGCCGGAGGGACGCGACTACCGCGACGTGGGCATCTGGCGTTCCACCGACGCCGGCGCGACCTGGGCCGCCGTGCCGACCGCCGAAGCGCCGTTCCGGGCGCGGAACGTCGAGGTGCTGTCCGGTATCGGCGTGCGTGAGGACGGTGCCGTCGTCGCGGTGGGCCACGCGGGCGACGCCGAGGACGACGACGGCGGCGGCTTCCGGTACAGCCCGGAGCCGTACGCCGTCGAGTCCGCCGACGGGCAGACCTGGACGGCACTGCCCCAGCCGTTCGGCGAGGTGGACTTCGGCGAGCTGTATGCGGCCGCGCGGTTGGACGGCGGGTTCGCGGCGCTGGGTACCAGTGGGTCGACGCTCGACCTGCCGAATGTCGACGGACCTGTGTTCGGGTCCGCGCTCGCCCGGCAGGCCGACGACGGCTGGGAGGTCTCCGACCGGCGCTTCCGGCACCGCCCGTCGGTCCGAGTGGCAGTTGACTCATCCGCCGCGACGGTCCTCGTCGGCCACTGGCACCGGCTCGGCGCGGGCACTGACCCCCTGATCGCGGTGGAGCGCGATGGTGAGCTGGTTCCCGCCGACCGCAGCCTGCTCGCCGAGGGCGACCAGAGCGCCGTCGCCGCCGCCGCATTGGGGGATCAGCTCATCGTGCTGGGCGCGGACTCCACCGACGAGGACGCCACGGTGGTTCTGGGCTGGTCGGTGTCCGCGCGCTGA
- a CDS encoding LacI family DNA-binding transcriptional regulator produces the protein MSGSGRRRRPTQVDIARRAGVSQATVSLVISGGAAADQIAEPTRQAVLAAAAELGYAANVAARSLKGGRNHLLGLYTFEPVFPTDQRDFYYPFLLGVEEETAAQGYDLLLFSSVSSAADRSIYAGGGNRLKLADGCVLLGRNVRREELAALVQEDFPFVFIGRREVEEGQLSYVGADYVAATSDVVGELTRLGHRRILYLRAIEDTEPTRDREQGYREGLAAAGLEVDESLIQGLDDPAELSAEHVEHWIGVYGVTAILVEPTEDNRLVDALTAMTDGERVRFPEDCSIALLGDPPSWTPEQRDWTRFSLPRSQMAREAVRMLVDLLGEPQPTSRQLTVPCTYVPGDSVGPAPVREELP, from the coding sequence GTGAGCGGTAGCGGACGACGCCGGCGGCCCACCCAGGTGGACATCGCCCGGCGCGCCGGCGTCTCCCAGGCCACGGTCTCGCTGGTCATCAGCGGTGGCGCGGCCGCGGACCAGATCGCCGAGCCCACCCGGCAGGCCGTCCTGGCCGCCGCTGCCGAGCTCGGGTACGCCGCGAACGTCGCCGCGCGCAGCCTCAAGGGCGGCCGCAACCACCTGCTCGGGCTCTACACGTTCGAGCCGGTGTTCCCGACCGACCAGCGCGACTTCTACTACCCGTTCCTGCTCGGGGTCGAGGAAGAGACCGCCGCCCAGGGGTACGACCTACTGCTGTTCAGCTCCGTCTCGTCGGCGGCCGACCGGTCCATCTACGCCGGCGGCGGCAACCGGCTCAAGCTGGCCGACGGGTGCGTCCTGCTCGGCCGCAACGTGCGCCGAGAAGAGCTGGCCGCGCTCGTGCAGGAGGACTTCCCGTTCGTCTTCATCGGCCGCCGCGAGGTCGAGGAAGGCCAGCTGTCCTATGTCGGCGCCGACTACGTGGCCGCCACCAGCGACGTCGTCGGCGAGCTGACCCGCCTGGGCCACCGGCGCATCCTGTACCTGCGGGCCATCGAGGACACCGAGCCCACCCGCGACCGTGAACAGGGCTACCGCGAGGGCCTCGCCGCCGCCGGCCTCGAAGTCGACGAATCGCTGATCCAGGGCCTCGACGACCCCGCCGAACTGTCCGCCGAGCACGTCGAGCACTGGATCGGTGTCTACGGCGTGACCGCCATCCTGGTCGAGCCGACCGAGGACAACCGGCTGGTCGACGCGCTCACGGCGATGACCGACGGCGAGCGGGTCCGGTTCCCGGAAGACTGCTCCATCGCGCTGCTCGGTGACCCGCCGTCGTGGACGCCGGAGCAGCGCGACTGGACCCGGTTCTCCCTGCCGCGCTCGCAGATGGCCCGTGAGGCGGTGCGCATGCTCGTCGACCTGCTGGGGGAGCCTCAGCCGACGTCGCGGCAGCTCACCGTTCCCTGCACGTATGTGCCCGGCGACTCCGTCGGCCCGGCACCCGTGCGGGAGGAGCTGCCGTGA
- a CDS encoding ABC transporter permease produces the protein MIKIILRRLLIGLFVIWGAASLIFVIVRVAPGDPATVMLGPDADPEQVARLRETLGLDRSMLAQYFSFLGDVVRLDFGDSHRLGRPAMDAVFDRLPATIELTLAATAIAVVAGLALGLLAGGRPGGLVDRVVSAGTIALQSFPTFWVGIMLILVFALGLRLLPSAGVGTPAHMVLPAVTLSLPFTAIVARLTRSSVAEAMREPYVQTARSKGLTEPQVLLGHALRNSLIPVVTIVGLQMGALMGGAVIVENVFAWPGLGSLVVDAVANRDYAVVQAVTLLIAAIVMVLNLVADLLYTQLDPRIRMEGAS, from the coding sequence GTGATCAAGATCATCCTGCGCCGGCTGCTCATCGGCCTGTTCGTCATCTGGGGCGCCGCCTCGCTGATCTTCGTGATCGTCCGGGTGGCACCGGGCGACCCGGCCACCGTCATGCTCGGCCCGGACGCCGACCCCGAGCAGGTCGCCCGGCTGCGCGAGACCCTCGGCCTGGACCGGTCGATGCTCGCGCAGTACTTCAGCTTCCTCGGCGACGTCGTCCGGCTCGACTTCGGCGACTCCCACCGGCTGGGCCGGCCGGCCATGGACGCGGTGTTCGACCGGCTGCCAGCCACCATCGAACTGACGCTGGCGGCCACCGCCATCGCCGTCGTCGCCGGGTTGGCTCTGGGCCTGCTGGCCGGTGGGCGTCCCGGCGGCCTGGTCGACCGAGTCGTGTCGGCCGGCACCATCGCGCTGCAGTCGTTCCCGACGTTCTGGGTCGGCATCATGCTGATCTTGGTGTTCGCGCTGGGTCTGCGTCTGCTGCCCAGCGCCGGAGTCGGCACACCGGCGCACATGGTGCTGCCCGCGGTCACGCTGTCGTTGCCGTTCACCGCCATCGTCGCGCGGCTGACCCGCAGCAGCGTCGCGGAGGCGATGCGCGAGCCATACGTACAGACCGCGCGCTCCAAGGGCCTCACCGAGCCGCAGGTCCTGCTCGGGCACGCGCTGCGCAACTCGCTGATCCCGGTGGTGACCATCGTCGGGCTCCAGATGGGTGCGCTGATGGGCGGCGCGGTCATCGTGGAGAACGTCTTCGCCTGGCCCGGGCTCGGCTCACTCGTCGTCGACGCGGTCGCCAACCGCGACTACGCCGTCGTCCAGGCCGTGACGTTGCTCATCGCGGCCATCGTCATGGTGCTCAACCTCGTCGCGGACCTGCTGTACACACAGCTGGACCCGCGCATCCGGATGGAGGGTGCGTCGTGA
- a CDS encoding ABC transporter permease produces MTDLATLPEPATVPGPLPGPRRRGPGRFLGRVPYVVIGIYLLVALVGPLLIDYDPVRTPLEDRLLAPGSTTADGGTAWLGTDDLGRDILAQIVYGARTSVLIGAATVGVATVVGVALGAVAGFVRGWLDAVLARIFDVLLAFPAILLAIVIAGAFDRSVLLVVVALSATAWISFARVTRSVALSLRERAWVDAARVLGVPGRSILLRHVLPFTAGPIVALATLEFALVVLAEAGLSFLGIGLPTSTVSWGQTIANGKTYLETAWWISTLPGIALSLLIINVGILGDQLTARYGRGRRVS; encoded by the coding sequence GTGACCGATCTCGCGACCCTGCCCGAGCCGGCCACGGTTCCGGGCCCGCTACCCGGGCCGCGCCGCCGCGGTCCCGGCCGGTTCCTCGGCCGGGTCCCGTACGTCGTCATCGGGATCTACCTGCTCGTCGCCCTGGTGGGGCCGCTGCTCATCGACTACGACCCGGTGCGCACGCCGCTGGAGGACCGGCTGCTCGCGCCGGGCTCCACGACGGCCGACGGCGGCACCGCCTGGCTCGGTACGGACGACCTCGGGCGCGACATCCTCGCCCAGATCGTCTACGGCGCCCGCACGTCGGTGCTCATCGGAGCGGCGACCGTCGGGGTGGCGACGGTGGTCGGCGTCGCGCTCGGCGCCGTCGCCGGGTTCGTGCGGGGCTGGCTGGACGCCGTCCTCGCCCGGATCTTCGACGTCCTGCTGGCGTTCCCGGCCATCCTGCTGGCCATCGTCATCGCCGGCGCGTTCGACCGCAGTGTCCTGCTGGTCGTGGTCGCGTTGTCGGCGACGGCGTGGATCTCGTTCGCCCGCGTCACCCGCAGCGTCGCGCTGTCGCTGCGGGAACGGGCCTGGGTCGACGCGGCCCGGGTGCTGGGCGTGCCCGGCCGGTCCATCCTGCTGAGGCACGTCCTGCCGTTCACCGCCGGCCCGATCGTGGCCCTGGCAACGCTGGAGTTCGCCCTCGTCGTCCTCGCCGAGGCCGGGCTGAGCTTCCTCGGCATCGGGCTGCCCACGTCCACGGTCTCGTGGGGGCAGACCATCGCCAATGGCAAGACGTACCTGGAGACGGCGTGGTGGATCTCCACTCTCCCGGGCATCGCCTTGTCCCTGCTGATCATCAACGTCGGCATCCTCGGCGACCAGCTCACCGCCCGCTACGGGCGGGGGCGCCGGGTCTCGTAG
- a CDS encoding ABC transporter substrate-binding protein gives MTDIRGRGIRRLTTVAAAATLLLAACSTTSGSDDDGAQADPEGTAGGDITAAGTYPIESLDPHGAQGASTGTQFAGQAIFSRLVRPAPDGSLVGDLAESWEPNADVSEWTFTLRDDATFSDGEPVTAEDVVASFERMITLDGPNAGNFPEYTMAVTSDTEVTISMPAPDASVPGKLLIFYVLPAEVAPDDTAFFADPVGSGPFTVESFTPGEALELVPNDTYWGDVPQMDSVTLRNIPELSARLTALRTGEIDVVWGIPDDQLAALQGEDALTVETVPSTAVYTMWFNSSIPALATPEVRRALWQAVDFETIISTLYPETGELSEAPVSPLVLGYSPQEPVGYDPDAARAALDAAGFDFTQTLRLQFANAEFRSFVQAVVSDLAEVGVQVEPLEKEQAVFTEDLLALNWDINFQQLATPTYDAASNLGRLYPCAAGRNGYCNAELDSLLAAAGATADEAERTELYGQASEIIWRDAVGMYPMAVSIAYAWNSDLEGFTPDASGLPDFSTVTVSGS, from the coding sequence ATGACAGACATCCGTGGGCGCGGCATCAGGCGCCTGACCACGGTCGCCGCCGCGGCGACCCTACTGCTCGCCGCCTGCTCCACGACGTCCGGCAGCGACGACGACGGCGCCCAGGCCGACCCCGAGGGCACCGCCGGCGGCGACATCACCGCGGCCGGCACGTACCCGATCGAGAGCCTCGACCCGCACGGTGCCCAGGGTGCATCCACCGGCACCCAGTTCGCCGGCCAGGCCATCTTCAGCCGCCTGGTGCGGCCGGCGCCGGACGGCTCGCTCGTCGGCGACCTGGCCGAGTCGTGGGAGCCCAACGCCGACGTGTCGGAGTGGACGTTCACGCTGCGCGACGATGCCACCTTCTCCGACGGCGAGCCGGTGACGGCCGAGGACGTCGTCGCGTCGTTCGAGCGCATGATCACCCTCGACGGCCCGAACGCCGGCAACTTCCCCGAGTACACGATGGCCGTCACGTCGGACACCGAAGTGACCATCAGCATGCCGGCGCCGGACGCGTCGGTCCCGGGCAAGCTGCTCATCTTCTACGTGCTGCCGGCCGAGGTGGCGCCGGACGACACCGCCTTCTTCGCCGACCCGGTCGGTTCCGGCCCGTTCACCGTCGAGTCGTTCACGCCGGGCGAAGCGCTTGAGCTGGTGCCGAACGACACCTACTGGGGTGACGTACCGCAGATGGACAGCGTGACGCTGCGGAACATTCCGGAGCTGTCGGCCCGGCTGACCGCGCTGCGCACCGGTGAGATCGACGTCGTCTGGGGCATCCCCGACGACCAGCTCGCCGCGCTGCAGGGCGAGGACGCGCTGACGGTCGAGACCGTGCCCAGCACCGCCGTCTACACGATGTGGTTCAACTCCTCCATCCCGGCGCTGGCGACGCCGGAGGTCCGGCGGGCGCTGTGGCAGGCCGTCGACTTCGAGACGATCATCTCCACCCTCTACCCGGAGACCGGCGAACTGTCCGAGGCGCCGGTGTCGCCGCTGGTGCTCGGCTACTCGCCGCAGGAGCCGGTCGGCTACGACCCGGATGCCGCCCGGGCCGCCCTGGACGCGGCCGGGTTCGACTTCACCCAGACCCTGCGGCTGCAGTTCGCCAACGCCGAGTTCCGCTCGTTCGTCCAGGCTGTCGTCTCGGACCTCGCGGAGGTCGGCGTCCAGGTCGAGCCGCTGGAGAAGGAGCAGGCCGTCTTCACCGAGGACCTGCTGGCGCTGAACTGGGACATCAACTTCCAGCAGCTCGCCACGCCGACCTACGACGCGGCGAGCAACCTGGGCCGGCTCTACCCGTGCGCGGCCGGCCGCAACGGCTACTGCAACGCCGAGCTGGACAGCCTGCTGGCCGCGGCCGGCGCCACTGCCGACGAGGCCGAGCGGACCGAACTGTACGGCCAGGCCAGCGAGATCATCTGGCGTGACGCGGTCGGCATGTACCCGATGGCGGTCAGCATCGCCTACGCGTGGAACAGCGACCTCGAGGGCTTCACCCCCGATGCCAGCGGCCTGCCGGACTTCTCGACGGTGACGGTCTCGGGGTCGTGA
- a CDS encoding ABC transporter ATP-binding protein has product MLRVDGLTVDLPGTRGDVRVVDGVSFDVEAGTTVGLIGESGSGKTMTAQAIIGLLPEGAVTGGRLLWRGEDLLQADTVRRRKARGHEISMIFQDPLAALNPTQRIGRQVGEILRRDGVGRTELRRRVVELLDRAGIPDPERRADNYPHEFSGGLRQRAMIALALAGNPALLLADEPTTALDVTVQARILALLRSIQQDEGLAMLLVSHDLRVVANVAAQVVVMYAGRVAERGPARQVLRRPAHPYTRALVRSVPAVRTKTALADPLPGAPATPANRPAGCPFHPRCPIAQDRCRVDVPPVREVAPGRFSACHFAEEVLAP; this is encoded by the coding sequence CTGCTGCGGGTGGACGGATTAACCGTCGACCTGCCGGGGACACGCGGCGACGTCCGCGTCGTCGACGGGGTGTCGTTCGACGTCGAGGCCGGCACCACCGTCGGGCTGATCGGCGAGTCGGGCAGCGGCAAGACGATGACCGCGCAGGCGATCATCGGGCTGCTGCCCGAGGGTGCCGTCACCGGTGGCCGGTTGCTGTGGCGCGGGGAAGACCTGCTCCAGGCCGACACCGTCCGCCGTCGCAAGGCCCGCGGGCACGAGATCTCGATGATCTTCCAGGACCCGCTGGCCGCGCTCAACCCCACGCAGCGCATCGGCCGGCAGGTGGGTGAGATCCTGCGCCGCGACGGCGTCGGACGAACGGAGCTACGGCGCCGGGTCGTCGAACTGCTGGATCGGGCCGGCATCCCGGACCCCGAGCGGCGCGCCGACAACTACCCGCACGAGTTCTCCGGTGGGCTGCGGCAACGGGCGATGATCGCGCTGGCACTGGCCGGCAACCCCGCGCTCCTGCTGGCCGACGAGCCGACCACGGCCCTGGACGTCACGGTCCAGGCGCGCATCCTCGCGCTGCTGCGCTCGATCCAGCAGGACGAGGGCTTGGCGATGCTGCTGGTCAGCCACGACCTGCGGGTGGTCGCCAACGTGGCGGCGCAGGTGGTCGTGATGTACGCCGGGCGGGTCGCCGAACGCGGCCCGGCCCGCCAGGTGCTGCGCCGGCCCGCGCACCCCTACACTCGGGCGCTGGTCCGCAGCGTGCCGGCGGTGCGCACGAAGACGGCGCTGGCCGATCCGCTGCCGGGAGCTCCGGCCACGCCGGCGAACCGGCCGGCAGGGTGCCCGTTCCACCCGCGCTGCCCGATCGCTCAGGACCGCTGCCGGGTGGATGTGCCGCCGGTGCGCGAGGTCGCGCCCGGCCGGTTCAGCGCCTGCCACTTCGCCGAAGAGGTGCTCGCCCCATGA
- a CDS encoding ATP-binding cassette domain-containing protein produces the protein MTDPLLEVRDLRVTFGGSRRRAGFVAVDGVSLTVGAEETLGLVGESGSGKTTVARCVAGLIRPDVGTVTFEGQRLERVGRRPAELQRAVQMVFQDPRSSLNPRMSVASVIGEAWRTHPAAAPSGDRTAALHALLADVGLDAEVADRRAGDLSGGQCQRVSIARALAVRPRLLVCDEAVSALDVSVQAQILRLLADLRRTHHLAMLFITHDLGVVHQIADRVAVMRRGQLVEEGPAGDVLGAPRHEYTKALLDAALDLDDADGEQVPA, from the coding sequence GTGACGGACCCACTGCTGGAGGTACGGGACCTGCGGGTGACGTTCGGCGGCAGCCGCCGGCGGGCCGGCTTCGTCGCCGTCGACGGGGTGAGTCTCACAGTCGGCGCGGAGGAGACGCTCGGGCTGGTCGGCGAGTCCGGGTCCGGCAAGACGACGGTGGCGCGGTGCGTCGCCGGGCTCATCCGGCCCGACGTCGGCACCGTGACGTTCGAGGGCCAGCGGCTCGAGCGGGTCGGGCGCCGCCCGGCCGAGTTGCAGCGCGCGGTGCAGATGGTGTTCCAGGACCCGCGCTCGTCGCTGAACCCGCGGATGAGCGTCGCGTCGGTCATCGGCGAGGCGTGGCGCACCCACCCGGCGGCCGCACCGTCCGGCGACCGGACCGCGGCGCTGCACGCACTGCTGGCCGACGTCGGGCTGGACGCGGAGGTCGCGGACCGACGTGCCGGTGACCTGTCCGGTGGGCAGTGCCAGCGGGTCAGCATCGCCCGGGCGCTGGCGGTCCGTCCGCGCCTGTTGGTGTGCGACGAGGCCGTGTCCGCGCTGGACGTGTCGGTGCAGGCGCAGATCCTGCGGCTGCTGGCCGACCTGCGCCGAACCCACCACCTGGCGATGCTGTTCATCACGCACGACCTCGGCGTGGTGCACCAGATCGCCGACCGGGTCGCGGTGATGCGCCGTGGCCAGCTGGTCGAGGAGGGCCCGGCCGGCGACGTGCTCGGCGCTCCGCGACACGAGTACACGAAGGCGCTGCTCGACGCGGCGCTCGATCTCGACGACGCCGACGGTGAGCAGGTGCCCGCATGA